Genomic window (Nymphaea colorata isolate Beijing-Zhang1983 chromosome 1, ASM883128v2, whole genome shotgun sequence):
CCGCATGAATGACGGAAATGTGACATTTAgcggaattgatagaaagacccgagatgacCTCAAAaacccgaaggatgagccaagttctcacaatctcTTGGCGGGAAGCATTGCTGAACATGAAAAAGTCatcagcatactgaagggtggagaaggtCTGTAGGTAGGGGAGCGAATGCAGCGTGAGGAAGCCAATGACTGTTGCCTGATGAAATAGAGCAGAAAAGCTCTCAGCgaccaagttgaaaagcaagggcgATAACGGACAACCCTAACGGAGGCCACGCCcgagacagaagaaatcgccacacttttcattgaaggagaccgcaagtTAGGCCCTAGTGACAAGCGAAAGGATCCACTCTCTAAACTATGGACCAAAAGCAAGACGGGTGAGaaggtcagaaaggaactcccaactaatcGAGTCAAAGGCCTTAGATATGTCCAATTTAAGGATGAAGGAAAGAAGTCGTAGACAGTAaagggagtgaacaacctcattagCCAGGACAACAGCGTCCTCCAAATGCCGATCCTTGATGAAAGCAACCTGCAAAGGATTAATAATAGAAGGCATGACCGGCGCAAGCCGCAAAGAGAGCAGCTTAACAATAATCTTGTAAGGCGTGCTTAAAATGGAGATCGGGCGGAAGTGGGTGACGTCCGTAGGGTTATGGCGCTTAGGCACTAAGACACAGGTAGCTTGATTAAATTCCTTAAGGAATATGGAACTGGAGGCAAACTCATCACAAAAAGCAAACACATCAGCGCTACAAGCATCCCAAAAGGTACGAAAAAATTCGATAGGAAAACCATCGATGCTGGGTGCCTTACCAGAGCCAAGGGCCCAAACAGCGTTCTTGATTTCTTCATGCACGAAGGGCCGCTCCAGAGAGTTTGCACACGAGACAAAGAGGAAGGAGAGGTGAAAATCCGGCAGCGGGGcaccaaaaagagagagagagagagagagagagagagagagagagagagagaggatggaaTTAAACCCACTAAACTAAGCTCGAATGAAATCTTGATTCGAGCAACCATTTGCCTTCAAAGAAGTATCGAGTATCGACAACAGTTACATTTGACTTGTCATTTGGCTTCGCTTGCAAAGCTTAAGCTCATGAGTCATGACGCGCTACAAGTTCATACATAGAGTTGCTTTACAGTTCTATCGAACagacatttcattttcttaagaatAATTTCCAGCATGGTCTTTTGTCTAGGCTGAACAGCATCGAGGTAGCTTTAACCTTCAATCCTCGTGTTTTTCATGAGAAACTGGACCGCCGTCTCCTAGAAGTCGACTTCACATCTTCTTGTTCATGGCACCAAGCGATAATCACTTTCGTATATGGTCTTATAAAACTCTTGGCTGCAGTTGCATGCTTTGAGTACTTGGCTCTGTCAACTAATGCCTTTAGACCAAAGGGCAAAGGCATGTTAGGAACGAGGCCTCCTGTAGCTGCATGCATTAATTCTCGGGACGTCCATATTCTGTGTGCAAGAATGGATGAACATGTTTATTTACCAATAATCaccacatgaacatgaacatgaaccCCCCTTAAAATGATGAAACCTGTGATTGTCCCTAAGGACTATATCTCTACCGGTAACTAaggatatatattttatagcaGAGTGACAATCGTTGCATACCCTAAGGTTCTGCATGACCCTGATCACAGTTCCAGGTGTCGAAGTCAGAAGGCCAAAGGTAATTGCCAGCTTCTCACTGTGGTAAAACAACGAACGTTCCCTCTCCACGTCATCCCACTCAAACGATGCAGAAGTCATGTCTGGAACATATCCGACTTCTTTGATACGACTAATCAAGATATCGAGTTTCCTGTATATTTCACTGCAACATGGGTGTTTTTGATCCTCAACAACGAAAGAGTGCATTTCACCTCTTATCTCTATCCAACTAACACCGTGGTCTTTCTTGATTCCTCTTGTTTTCATCAAATCTCTTATGTCTTTAGCCTCGTCCATTCTACCGAGGGACGTATAGATGTTAGTCAGGAGCACGTAAGTGATTGCCTCATCTGGTTCCATCTCAATTAGTAATTTAGCAACTTTGCTTCCAAGCTCAATGTTTCCATGTTTCCGGCATGCACCCAGTAAAGCCAGCCAAACAGAAGGACCAGGCTCAAAAGGCATGTTAGATATAAATCTCTCTGCTTCATCTAATCGACCAGCTCTAGACAAAATATCAGCAACACATGCATAGTGCTGATAGTTTAAATCAATCCCATGGCTTTCTTTAACTGTATAGAAGAATTCATGACCTTCATCAACGAGGCCAGCATGGTTACAAGCTGAAAGAACTCCCAGTACTGTTATGCTGTCGGGTTCAAGTCCTTCAAATTGCATTGTTCTAAAGAGCAGAAAAGCTTCATTAGCGTCCCCATGCTGAGCAAGAGCAGATATCATGGCATTGTAAGAAGCAACTGTAGGTTCTGATACTGATTTGAAGATTTTCCTCGCTTCTGTGATGCAACCACAATTTGAATACATGGTGAGAAGTGAATTGCTCACAGGCCCATCACAGAAGAAACCACTTCTGATGCCATGGCTGTGAATCTGCTTGCCAATCTCAAGTGATGATATCTTGGAACAACCTGAAAACACGGTCGAGTACATGAATTGGTTAGGTTTGATACCCAGTTCTAGGACTTGATGAAGAATCCTGAGGGCCTCTTGAACTTCACCATTCTGCACATTTGCTGCAATCATCGAAGACCAAGAAGCTACATCCTTCAACTCAATGTCCTCAAAGGCATAACGAGCCTCTTCAAGGCTTTGATTTGCAGAATACATGGCAACTAGAGCTGTACCTACAAAAGGATCTCTTTGATACCCAGTCTTAATTATAAGACCATGAACTCCTGTATACTCTTTGAAGACATGATCACTAGTTG
Coding sequences:
- the LOC116252494 gene encoding pentatricopeptide repeat-containing protein At2g01510, mitochondrial-like, with amino-acid sequence MSFGAWFTVHSMALRCSNNLFSGGPSLIRLPKKKQLKETTKNGRFNEEIRRLCESNNLGEVFSFFYSNNAPSSSFLYGCLLQSCTRNRFLEGGVRVHLQIIKSGFKLDGFVLISLLNMYIKCGYLQLARKVFDDITPKSLIAWNTMISGYCSCGALNEALALFKGMLLEEHQPDQYTLSSIIKGCQDHHDLLQGEQLHSLAIKFGYVEDEFVINALIDLYASCASIDDAFRVFDGSLQKSATTWNSIMARSVEHELYSECASLYMKMKENGVAATEFTFSSILRACTGLEKIDVGDQVHAQVIVHGFISDIVIRSALLDLYVKCGDLRKGRKLFDSMHVKNVIIWNTLIRGYGLQDKVEEAFLLFKMMRYEGLVLDIFTFPAVLSGATSDHVFKEYTGVHGLIIKTGYQRDPFVGTALVAMYSANQSLEEARYAFEDIELKDVASWSSMIAANVQNGEVQEALRILHQVLELGIKPNQFMYSTVFSGCSKISSLEIGKQIHSHGIRSGFFCDGPVSNSLLTMYSNCGCITEARKIFKSVSEPTVASYNAMISALAQHGDANEAFLLFRTMQFEGLEPDSITVLGVLSACNHAGLVDEGHEFFYTVKESHGIDLNYQHYACVADILSRAGRLDEAERFISNMPFEPGPSVWLALLGACRKHGNIELGSKVAKLLIEMEPDEAITYVLLTNIYTSLGRMDEAKDIRDLMKTRGIKKDHGVSWIEIRGEMHSFVVEDQKHPCCSEIYRKLDILISRIKEVGYVPDMTSASFEWDDVERERSLFYHSEKLAITFGLLTSTPGTVIRVMQNLRNMDVPRINACSYRRPRS